A genomic segment from Tuwongella immobilis encodes:
- a CDS encoding FAD-dependent oxidoreductase, with amino-acid sequence MKLIIVGGVAGGASAAARARRLSEDAEILVIERGPDVSFANCGLPYHIGEMIPDRNKLLVVTPERLRERFRLDVRVRTQVESIDRANHTVTLRNLLTGITSQEHYDKLILAPGAAPLRPEMPGLDLPNVFTLRNLQDMDRIKQAIDAGTKQVVLVGAGFIGLELAENMVHRGIQTTVIERNPQILTPFDPEMTTPLAATLRQHGVQLKLNDSTRAIRTGPDGLIVELASGESLPAQVVILGIGVRPENKLAVDAGLETGPRGGIRVNDRLQTSDPDIYAVGDVIETVDFNSQERTQVPLAGPANRQGRIAADQVFGRDTRYRGTQGTAIVGFFGKIGAMTGSSEKTLKRLNRPYLKAYIHPAHHASYYPGAEGMTLKLLYDPDTGKILGAQGVGGAGVDKRIDVLAMAIQAGMTVYQLEESELCYAPQFGSAKDPINMLGFVAAGRLRGEHPQINWEELAAARDSAPAASGLVPWVVDVRTPLEYAKGHIPDAVNLPVDELRQRLHELPRDRPIVAYCQVGQRGYLATRVLTQAGFSVNNLSGGYQTYLLHHPT; translated from the coding sequence ATGAAACTGATCATTGTTGGTGGCGTCGCCGGTGGCGCATCGGCGGCCGCACGCGCTCGTCGATTGTCCGAAGATGCCGAAATTTTGGTCATCGAACGCGGCCCCGATGTCTCGTTTGCCAATTGCGGGCTACCGTACCACATCGGCGAGATGATTCCCGACCGCAACAAACTGCTGGTCGTCACCCCGGAACGACTCCGCGAACGCTTTCGGCTGGATGTCCGCGTTCGTACCCAGGTCGAATCGATTGACCGCGCCAACCACACGGTCACGCTGCGCAATCTGCTCACTGGAATCACCTCGCAGGAGCATTACGACAAGCTGATTTTGGCTCCTGGTGCGGCCCCGCTTCGGCCCGAGATGCCGGGGCTGGATCTGCCGAACGTCTTCACACTGCGAAACTTGCAAGACATGGACCGCATCAAGCAAGCCATCGACGCGGGCACCAAGCAGGTGGTGTTGGTGGGGGCCGGATTCATCGGCCTGGAATTGGCGGAAAATATGGTGCATCGGGGCATTCAGACCACGGTCATCGAACGGAATCCGCAAATTCTCACGCCGTTTGATCCGGAAATGACCACTCCACTGGCGGCCACGCTGCGCCAACACGGCGTGCAACTGAAACTCAACGATTCCACCCGTGCCATCCGCACCGGGCCGGATGGGCTGATTGTCGAACTGGCATCGGGTGAATCGCTCCCCGCTCAGGTAGTGATTTTGGGCATTGGCGTGCGGCCCGAGAACAAGCTGGCGGTAGACGCCGGGCTGGAAACCGGTCCACGCGGCGGAATTCGCGTCAACGACCGACTGCAAACCTCAGACCCGGATATTTACGCTGTCGGCGATGTCATCGAAACCGTCGATTTCAACAGCCAGGAGCGCACCCAGGTGCCCCTGGCGGGACCAGCGAATCGGCAAGGCCGCATTGCCGCCGATCAGGTATTCGGCCGAGATACGCGCTATCGCGGCACGCAAGGCACCGCAATTGTCGGCTTTTTCGGCAAGATCGGAGCAATGACCGGCTCCTCGGAAAAGACACTCAAGCGACTCAATCGCCCGTATCTGAAGGCGTACATTCACCCGGCCCATCATGCGAGTTACTATCCCGGCGCAGAAGGGATGACGCTGAAGCTGCTGTACGATCCCGACACTGGCAAGATTCTGGGTGCCCAGGGGGTTGGCGGAGCGGGAGTCGATAAACGGATTGACGTGTTGGCGATGGCCATTCAAGCGGGAATGACCGTGTATCAACTCGAAGAATCCGAGTTGTGCTACGCTCCGCAGTTTGGCTCGGCCAAAGACCCCATCAATATGTTGGGATTTGTCGCAGCGGGTCGATTACGCGGCGAACACCCGCAAATCAACTGGGAAGAATTGGCCGCCGCCCGCGATTCCGCTCCAGCCGCCTCCGGACTCGTGCCATGGGTCGTGGATGTCCGCACCCCGTTGGAATACGCCAAGGGACACATTCCCGACGCGGTGAATCTCCCGGTGGATGAGTTGCGGCAACGGCTGCACGAATTGCCACGCGATCGCCCAATTGTCGCCTACTGCCAAGTGGGTCAGCGCGGCTACCTCGCCACGCGGGTGCTCACACAAGCGGGCTTCTCCGTGAACAATCTCTCCGGCGGCTATCAAACCTACCTGCTGCATCATCCCACATGA
- a CDS encoding rhodanese-like domain-containing protein: MMRLMLGMGLLALLGLATGIAPLTAAEHTKDSLETVKANLKSGKAVLVDVREPAEWEDGHIKDAKHLPSSQLRTQAKLLELTKQLPKDKILYLHCAFGARCLKVAELLEKQGFDARALKTGYDDLITAGFEVAK, translated from the coding sequence ATGATGCGTTTGATGCTGGGAATGGGACTGCTGGCCCTGCTCGGATTGGCCACCGGAATCGCCCCCCTGACCGCCGCCGAACATACGAAGGATTCGCTGGAGACGGTCAAAGCGAATTTGAAATCGGGCAAAGCCGTGCTGGTGGATGTCCGCGAACCGGCCGAGTGGGAGGATGGCCACATCAAGGATGCCAAGCATCTGCCTTCCAGCCAGCTCCGCACCCAAGCCAAACTGCTGGAACTGACGAAGCAATTGCCCAAAGATAAAATTTTGTACCTGCATTGTGCCTTTGGCGCTCGCTGCCTGAAAGTGGCGGAACTGCTGGAAAAGCAAGGGTTTGACGCTCGCGCGCTCAAGACTGGCTACGATGATCTGATTACCGCTGGATTTGAAGTCGCGAAGTAA
- a CDS encoding rhodanese-like domain-containing protein — MSISTIHPRELNARISKGETIDLIDVRTPMEYQELHATPARNVPLTELDPAAVMQNRQSSADQPIFLICRSGSRGKQACEKFLAAGYTNVVNVEGGTTAWAECTLPVVRGKKVMSLERQVRIAAGALVFLGTLASLLTPWALIVPGFVGAGLVFAGITDTCGMGMLIARMPWNRGPASCSR, encoded by the coding sequence ATGAGTATTTCGACCATTCATCCCCGCGAGCTGAATGCTCGCATTTCAAAGGGCGAAACGATCGATCTGATTGACGTACGAACCCCGATGGAATATCAAGAACTGCACGCCACGCCCGCGCGGAATGTGCCGTTGACGGAATTGGACCCGGCGGCGGTGATGCAAAATCGTCAATCGTCTGCGGATCAACCGATTTTCCTGATTTGTCGCTCGGGCAGTCGCGGCAAGCAAGCCTGCGAAAAGTTCCTGGCGGCGGGGTACACCAATGTCGTGAATGTCGAAGGCGGCACGACGGCCTGGGCGGAATGCACGCTGCCGGTGGTTCGCGGCAAAAAAGTCATGTCGTTGGAACGACAAGTTCGCATTGCCGCCGGAGCGCTGGTATTCTTGGGAACGCTGGCAAGCCTGCTGACCCCGTGGGCACTGATTGTGCCGGGGTTCGTTGGGGCGGGCCTGGTGTTTGCCGGCATCACCGACACCTGCGGCATGGGCATGCTCATCGCCCGCATGCCGTGGAACCGCGGGCCGGCGAGTTGCTCCCGATAA
- a CDS encoding ArsR/SmtB family transcription factor produces the protein MSDNWISLDRMNMAAECLKTLAHPHRLRIVEMLLEASYTVGELADACGIPSNIASGHLRLMQRCGLLAPERDGRNVYYKITEPCLKDFMTCIRKRFASGEGG, from the coding sequence ATGAGCGACAACTGGATTAGCTTGGATCGCATGAATATGGCCGCAGAGTGCCTCAAGACGCTCGCGCATCCCCATCGGCTGCGGATCGTCGAGATGCTCCTGGAAGCCAGCTACACGGTCGGCGAACTGGCCGATGCCTGCGGGATTCCCAGCAACATCGCCTCGGGCCACCTGCGGCTGATGCAACGCTGCGGCCTGCTCGCCCCGGAACGCGATGGTCGCAATGTCTATTACAAAATCACCGAGCCGTGCCTGAAAGATTTCATGACCTGCATCCGCAAGCGCTTTGCCAGCGGAGAGGGCGGCTGA
- a CDS encoding alkaline phosphatase D family protein yields MLDLSQLAQAVRSENGVSRRLFLSYGAALAALPNLATQSRAADRKIRFTDNPFALGVASGDPDATSVVLWTRLAPKPMQPDYGMTPETVAVTWELADDEQFKKVVQSGTANATPELGHSVHVEVSRLAPNRWYFYRFRAGDVTSPIGRTRTLPAADSMPESLRFAFASCQHYETGLYTAYEQMAQDNLDLVFHLGDYIYEYAGADKRVRKHTGPAKTKILSLEDYRGRHAQYRSDPLLHGMHAQCPWFVTWDDHEFDNNYANDISEKKGVDPVAFLKQRAFAYQAYYEAMPLRARSLPKGPDMQLYRKASFGRLAELLVLDTRQYRTDQPNGDGAKPLNEAALNPKNSLLGMKQRGWLQDSLLASKGTWNVLAQQVMMGMVALRPAEGDALYSMDQWPGAAHERMALVQFMADRKIANPVVLTGDIHSNWVNDLHVDDRKPETPVVATEFVGTSISSGGNGPKVPKLLDVLMSRNPTVKFHDQQRGYVRCIVTPKNWQSDYVIVEDVTKPGGKVVTAKSFVVEAGQAGAKSA; encoded by the coding sequence ATGCTCGATCTGTCCCAATTGGCTCAGGCCGTTCGTTCCGAAAATGGCGTTTCGCGTCGGTTATTTTTGTCGTATGGCGCGGCGTTGGCTGCGCTGCCGAATTTGGCCACGCAATCGCGGGCGGCCGATCGCAAAATCCGCTTCACAGACAATCCGTTTGCCCTGGGCGTGGCTTCCGGCGATCCAGATGCCACCAGTGTGGTGCTCTGGACGCGATTGGCCCCCAAGCCGATGCAGCCCGATTACGGAATGACGCCCGAGACGGTGGCCGTGACCTGGGAATTGGCCGACGATGAGCAGTTCAAGAAAGTCGTGCAGTCTGGCACCGCCAACGCCACCCCGGAATTGGGACATTCCGTGCATGTGGAAGTGAGCAGATTGGCCCCCAATCGCTGGTATTTCTACCGATTCCGCGCCGGCGATGTCACCAGCCCCATCGGCCGCACCCGCACCCTGCCCGCGGCAGACTCCATGCCGGAATCGCTGCGGTTCGCCTTTGCGTCCTGCCAACATTACGAAACTGGCTTGTACACGGCCTACGAGCAGATGGCCCAAGACAATCTGGATCTGGTCTTCCACCTGGGCGACTACATCTACGAATATGCGGGTGCCGACAAGCGGGTTCGCAAGCACACCGGCCCGGCAAAGACCAAAATTCTGTCGCTGGAAGATTATCGCGGTCGGCATGCGCAATATCGTTCGGATCCGCTGCTGCACGGCATGCACGCCCAATGCCCCTGGTTTGTCACCTGGGACGATCACGAATTCGATAACAACTACGCCAACGATATTTCCGAAAAGAAAGGCGTCGATCCGGTGGCGTTCCTGAAGCAACGCGCCTTCGCCTATCAAGCCTATTACGAAGCCATGCCGCTGCGGGCCCGGTCACTCCCCAAGGGGCCGGATATGCAACTGTATCGCAAAGCGTCGTTCGGTCGGCTGGCGGAACTGCTGGTGCTGGACACCCGGCAATATCGTACCGATCAGCCCAACGGCGATGGAGCCAAACCGCTGAACGAAGCCGCGCTCAATCCCAAGAATTCGCTGCTGGGCATGAAGCAACGCGGCTGGCTGCAAGATTCGCTGCTCGCCTCCAAGGGCACCTGGAACGTGCTGGCCCAACAAGTGATGATGGGCATGGTGGCGCTGCGGCCTGCCGAAGGCGATGCGCTCTACTCCATGGATCAATGGCCGGGCGCCGCTCACGAACGCATGGCCCTGGTGCAATTCATGGCCGATCGCAAGATTGCCAATCCGGTCGTGCTCACCGGCGATATTCACAGCAACTGGGTCAACGATCTGCATGTGGATGACCGCAAGCCGGAAACGCCGGTGGTCGCCACCGAATTCGTTGGCACCAGCATTTCGTCCGGCGGAAACGGACCGAAAGTCCCCAAGTTGCTGGATGTGCTGATGTCGCGCAATCCCACGGTCAAATTCCATGACCAACAACGGGGTTACGTCCGCTGCATCGTGACGCCCAAGAACTGGCAAAGCGATTATGTGATCGTGGAAGATGTGACCAAGCCGGGCGGCAAAGTCGTGACCGCGAAGTCGTTTGTGGTGGAAGCCGGCCAAGCTGGTGCGAAATCCGCATAA
- a CDS encoding cupin domain-containing protein, with translation MQSPWNVLENLPEPAAQEQFLTLLQARGVHLERIVSHGHVSPPGFWYDQPQTEWVLLVQGTATLTVGDITHELKTGDSLRIPAHARHRVDRTDTNPPTIWIALHVTDAA, from the coding sequence ATGCAATCACCCTGGAACGTGCTGGAGAATCTGCCCGAACCCGCCGCACAGGAACAGTTTCTGACGCTGTTGCAAGCGCGTGGCGTGCATCTGGAACGGATCGTCTCCCATGGGCATGTTTCGCCGCCGGGATTCTGGTACGATCAACCGCAAACCGAGTGGGTGCTGCTCGTGCAAGGCACCGCCACGCTCACCGTCGGCGACATCACCCACGAACTCAAAACCGGCGATTCGCTGCGGATTCCGGCGCATGCCCGGCATCGGGTTGATCGCACAGACACCAATCCCCCCACGATTTGGATCGCGCTGCATGTCACCGATGCCGCATAA
- a CDS encoding class I SAM-dependent methyltransferase gives MSQNEPLVAFDQSHAASYDQRFAKLAGLRDALHLLTGAILADLPADARILCVGAGTGAEVIALAQKFPGWQFALVEPSAPMLEVCRRKAEDCGITARCEFHRGYLDSLPPSEPFHAATSLLVSQFILAPEARIAFFRGIAERLRSGGTLVSADLASDTSSDEYQRLLEIWIRLMRETGSPPEQLEKMRVVYGRDVAVLPVEQIRSMIAEGGFQSPILFLQTGLIHAWTAQRS, from the coding sequence ATGTCGCAAAACGAACCACTTGTCGCGTTCGATCAATCCCATGCCGCATCGTATGACCAGCGATTCGCCAAACTCGCGGGTTTGCGGGATGCGTTGCATCTGCTGACGGGAGCAATCCTTGCGGATCTGCCCGCCGACGCCAGAATTCTTTGCGTGGGTGCGGGGACGGGTGCCGAGGTCATCGCTCTGGCCCAGAAATTCCCCGGGTGGCAGTTCGCGTTGGTCGAACCATCGGCCCCCATGTTGGAAGTCTGCCGCCGCAAAGCCGAAGATTGCGGCATCACCGCACGCTGCGAGTTTCACCGGGGCTACCTGGATTCGCTTCCACCGAGCGAACCATTCCACGCGGCAACATCGTTGCTGGTATCGCAATTCATCCTCGCGCCAGAAGCCCGCATCGCATTCTTTCGAGGCATCGCGGAGCGATTGCGCAGCGGGGGCACGTTGGTGAGCGCCGATTTGGCCTCCGACACCAGTTCCGACGAATATCAACGCCTGCTGGAGATTTGGATTCGCTTGATGCGAGAGACAGGATCCCCCCCGGAACAATTGGAAAAGATGCGCGTCGTTTATGGCCGGGATGTGGCGGTGCTGCCCGTCGAGCAAATTCGGTCGATGATTGCCGAAGGGGGCTTCCAGTCGCCGATTCTGTTCCTACAAACGGGACTGATTCACGCGTGGACCGCTCAACGCTCTTGA
- a CDS encoding M20 family metallopeptidase translates to MTALPADCVDRIRRAINRDRLLATATELIAVPSPTGQAGAVSDRLAELITADGFAVRREIADHPAAPAVLATLDSGKPGPTMQFNGHLDVVHLPFVPPRVEGNRLLGSGSCDMKAGVAAAWEAVRALRDADALPMGKILFSANDLHEAPWGLGEQLNALIRAGIHGDAVLIPESLRTPLPIAGRGSATWKLHLRRSGEPVHEVYRPMDEPSVIAAAADWVARLEQFDRELAQESHPLAGAASVFIGQIHSGEIYNQYPQVCMIEGTRRWLDGTSSDAVRADFFARLDALARDRGVTVDCEWKLIREAFQLDPHCRLVEAFQANHALLSGEPLPIGAKRFVDDGNSFWGIAGIPAITHGPIAAGAHTVHEWVDLDDLVRVATLYALTAVSFCSGESLV, encoded by the coding sequence ATGACCGCCCTGCCTGCCGATTGTGTGGATCGCATCCGCCGCGCGATCAATCGGGATCGCCTCCTTGCCACCGCTACCGAACTCATCGCGGTGCCCAGTCCCACCGGGCAAGCGGGAGCGGTGTCGGATCGACTGGCGGAACTCATTACGGCAGATGGGTTTGCGGTGCGACGTGAAATTGCCGATCACCCGGCAGCACCGGCGGTTCTGGCAACGCTCGACAGCGGCAAGCCCGGTCCCACGATGCAATTCAACGGGCATCTGGATGTGGTGCATCTACCGTTTGTGCCGCCGCGCGTGGAAGGGAATCGGCTGCTGGGGTCGGGCAGTTGCGATATGAAAGCGGGAGTGGCGGCGGCGTGGGAGGCGGTGCGGGCGCTGCGAGATGCCGATGCCTTGCCGATGGGGAAGATCTTATTTTCCGCCAATGATCTGCACGAGGCACCCTGGGGACTGGGTGAGCAGCTCAATGCCCTGATTCGAGCGGGGATTCATGGGGATGCGGTGCTGATTCCCGAATCGCTGCGAACCCCGTTGCCGATTGCCGGTCGTGGATCGGCGACGTGGAAATTGCATCTCCGTCGATCGGGGGAGCCGGTCCACGAAGTCTATCGCCCGATGGATGAACCCAGTGTGATCGCGGCGGCGGCGGATTGGGTGGCCCGGCTGGAGCAATTCGACCGCGAACTGGCCCAAGAATCGCATCCGTTGGCCGGGGCGGCGTCTGTGTTTATCGGGCAGATTCATTCCGGCGAAATCTACAATCAATATCCGCAAGTCTGCATGATCGAAGGGACGCGCCGCTGGCTGGATGGCACATCCAGTGATGCCGTTCGGGCCGATTTCTTCGCGCGACTGGATGCGCTAGCCCGCGATCGGGGCGTGACCGTCGATTGCGAATGGAAGTTGATCCGCGAGGCATTCCAACTCGATCCGCACTGTCGGTTGGTCGAGGCATTCCAGGCCAATCACGCGTTATTGTCTGGTGAGCCGCTGCCGATTGGCGCGAAGCGATTTGTCGATGATGGCAACAGTTTCTGGGGCATCGCAGGCATCCCGGCGATTACCCACGGGCCGATTGCCGCTGGGGCTCACACCGTTCATGAGTGGGTGGATCTGGACGATTTGGTGCGTGTGGCGACGTTGTATGCGCTCACGGCTGTCTCATTTTGCTCGGGAGAATCGCTCGTATGA
- a CDS encoding aminotransferase family protein — translation MNTPVSQVGMRAASSMPELIAEAQTSEERFLRQIFVRDQMAEWSKSPLLMNRAEGVHYWDVTGKRYLDALSGIYTVSVGHGNRRVIDAIRQQFDMLHFSPPMHGTNPVAVQLANLIAEVAPGDLNTVKFECAGSEVTEAAIKIARQYHKLTGNPGKYKIITRYQSWHGSTLGALSASGLKSRKTVNEPLAPGFLHVFPPTCYRCPFGKQYPSCDITCATLIGDVMEMEDPATVAAVMVEPIGHTGGIIDPPPEYLPKLRELCTKHNVLLIFDEIITGMGRTGELFAADTFGVVPDVLVTAKGLSGGFLPLSAMITRKPIADAFWGPIETNPGFVEGHTFEGHPIACAAGIAVLREILERDLCANARAQGQVLRAGFERLSQKYGIIGDIRGKGLLQGVEWVADVPSKRRFADPIGMKIGRRALHNGLLCRFDPHWLAFGPALISTTEQIEEMLDLLDRSIDEVFHNRG, via the coding sequence ATGAACACGCCCGTATCGCAGGTCGGAATGCGCGCTGCCAGCAGCATGCCCGAGTTGATCGCCGAGGCGCAAACCAGCGAAGAACGCTTCCTGCGGCAAATTTTCGTCCGCGATCAGATGGCGGAGTGGTCGAAATCTCCGCTGTTGATGAATCGCGCCGAAGGGGTGCATTATTGGGACGTGACCGGCAAGCGGTATCTGGATGCGCTATCGGGCATCTACACCGTCAGCGTCGGCCATGGCAATCGCCGGGTGATCGACGCGATTCGGCAGCAATTCGACATGCTGCATTTCTCGCCGCCGATGCACGGAACCAACCCCGTCGCCGTGCAACTGGCAAACCTCATTGCCGAGGTGGCACCGGGCGATCTCAACACGGTGAAATTCGAATGCGCTGGCAGCGAAGTCACCGAAGCCGCCATCAAAATTGCCCGGCAATATCACAAACTCACCGGCAATCCCGGCAAATACAAGATCATCACCCGATACCAATCGTGGCATGGCTCGACGTTGGGGGCCCTCTCCGCATCCGGCTTGAAGAGTCGCAAGACGGTGAATGAGCCATTGGCACCGGGCTTTCTGCATGTGTTTCCTCCCACATGCTACCGTTGCCCGTTCGGGAAGCAGTACCCCAGCTGCGACATCACCTGCGCCACGCTGATTGGCGATGTCATGGAAATGGAAGACCCCGCGACGGTGGCCGCCGTCATGGTCGAACCGATTGGCCACACCGGCGGAATTATCGATCCGCCACCAGAATATCTTCCGAAGCTGCGGGAATTGTGTACAAAGCATAACGTCTTGTTGATTTTCGATGAAATCATCACCGGCATGGGCCGCACCGGGGAATTGTTTGCCGCCGACACCTTCGGCGTGGTGCCCGATGTGCTGGTGACCGCCAAGGGATTATCCGGCGGATTTCTGCCGCTCTCGGCAATGATTACCCGCAAGCCGATTGCCGACGCCTTTTGGGGGCCGATCGAAACCAATCCCGGATTCGTCGAAGGGCACACCTTTGAAGGGCACCCGATTGCCTGCGCTGCGGGCATCGCCGTGTTGCGCGAGATTCTCGAACGCGATCTCTGCGCCAACGCCCGCGCTCAAGGGCAGGTGCTGCGCGCGGGGTTTGAGCGGCTGAGCCAAAAATACGGCATCATCGGCGACATTCGCGGCAAGGGGCTGTTGCAAGGCGTGGAATGGGTGGCCGATGTCCCCAGCAAGCGCCGATTCGCCGACCCCATTGGCATGAAGATCGGCCGCCGCGCGTTGCACAACGGGCTGCTGTGTCGATTCGATCCGCACTGGCTGGCATTCGGCCCGGCACTCATTTCGACCACCGAACAGATCGAAGAAATGCTCGATTTGCTCGACCGAAGTATTGACGAAGTCTTCCACAACCGGGGCTAG
- a CDS encoding serine/threonine-protein kinase, with protein sequence MAAVLDRLRRHRILAALPLLEATSVIAPKSADADSFVEALYERGWITSYQRQALMRRDQLLSLSHYQLLERLGSGGVSHVYKVRDTRTNRLAALKVLHEDAQTNPETLARFEREITVATHLVHPNIVQAIDADIAAGKVAYLAMEFLPGIDLSHVLIQATRVALQPACVYIAQAALGLQHAHENGLIHRDIKPANLLVTVPDSPTAPTAAEVAQSSDGKVLKILDLGLARTQRSSQSDVGMSVTGHGTLLGTPDYMAPEQGRDPRGVDIRADIYSLGCTFFHLLTGKVPFDGGNVMQKLFRHVSEPPPRVERYLPNVPKPLADLVAWMITKTPAERPPQPWIVAKRLQALGLIDSLPIPNLT encoded by the coding sequence GTGGCCGCTGTTCTCGATCGCCTGCGCCGGCATCGAATCCTGGCGGCGTTGCCTTTACTCGAAGCAACCAGCGTTATCGCCCCGAAATCAGCCGACGCTGATTCGTTCGTGGAGGCATTGTACGAACGCGGCTGGATCACCTCGTACCAACGTCAAGCCCTGATGCGACGCGACCAATTGCTGTCGCTGTCGCATTATCAGTTATTGGAGCGTCTCGGCTCGGGCGGGGTGTCGCATGTCTACAAAGTCCGCGACACCCGGACCAATCGCTTGGCCGCGCTCAAAGTGCTGCACGAAGATGCCCAGACCAATCCGGAAACGCTCGCCCGATTCGAGCGCGAAATCACGGTGGCAACGCATCTGGTGCATCCGAATATCGTGCAAGCGATTGATGCCGATATTGCCGCCGGGAAAGTCGCATATCTGGCCATGGAATTTCTGCCCGGCATCGATTTGAGCCACGTGCTCATCCAAGCCACCCGCGTGGCGTTGCAGCCGGCATGCGTCTACATCGCACAGGCGGCATTGGGATTGCAGCACGCCCATGAGAACGGTTTGATTCACCGGGACATCAAACCCGCAAATTTGCTGGTGACGGTCCCCGATTCGCCGACCGCGCCCACGGCTGCCGAAGTCGCCCAATCCAGCGACGGCAAAGTGTTGAAGATTCTCGACTTAGGATTGGCCCGCACCCAACGATCCAGCCAAAGCGATGTCGGCATGTCGGTGACGGGGCACGGGACGCTGTTGGGCACACCCGATTACATGGCACCGGAGCAGGGGCGCGATCCTCGCGGCGTCGATATTCGCGCAGATATTTATTCGTTGGGGTGCACCTTTTTTCATTTACTGACCGGGAAAGTACCATTCGACGGCGGCAATGTGATGCAGAAATTGTTCCGCCACGTCTCCGAGCCACCGCCGCGAGTCGAACGCTACCTTCCGAATGTGCCCAAACCGTTGGCCGATCTGGTCGCGTGGATGATTACCAAAACCCCTGCCGAACGACCCCCGCAGCCTTGGATTGTCGCCAAACGGCTGCAAGCCTTGGGCCTCATCGATTCGCTGCCCATCCCCAACTTGACCTGA